The following are encoded together in the Scomber scombrus chromosome 7, fScoSco1.1, whole genome shotgun sequence genome:
- the bola1 gene encoding bolA-like protein 1 has translation MLPSVLRCARPVSTSLALTRPLAHFRPHMDPDPSRPVERTIRTKLTNSFKPDHLEVHNESHMHAVPPGSESHFRVLVVSSQFEGVSLIQRHRLVNEALKEELSNCVHALAIQAKTPEQWGSNPSLAKSPPCLGGSRGDHTMEEKLKAGRE, from the coding sequence ATGCTGCCCAGTGTCCTCCGCTGTGCTCGGCCCGTCTCCACCAGTCTTGCCTTAACCCGGCCTCTGGCCCACTTCAGACCGCACATGGACCCAGATCCCAGCCGGCCCGTTGAGAGGACCATCAGAACCAAACTGACCAACTCATTCAAGCCGGACCACTTAGAGGTGCACAATGAAAGCCATATGCACGCTGTGCCCCCTGGTTCTGAATCCCATTTCCGTGTTCTGGTTGTCAGCTCCCAGTTTGAGGGTGTGTCGTTGATACAGCGCCACCGTCTGGTTAATGAGGCTTTGAAGGAGGAGTTGAGCAATTGTGTTCATGCGCTGGCTATCCAAGCAAAGACTCCTGAGCAGTGGGGGAGTAACCCCAGCCTGGCTAAGAGTCCGCCCTGCCTGGGAGGCTCGAGGGGAGATCACACGATGGAGGAGAAACTGAAGGCGGGGCGAGAGTGA